The Candidatus Binatia bacterium genome has a segment encoding these proteins:
- the era gene encoding GTPase Era, with amino-acid sequence METPRSATAEMPAADHRSGFVAIIGRPNVGKSTLLNQLLGQKVAIVTPKPQTTRSRVMGIMTSPQAQIIFIDTPGLHRPRNLINRRMVEVAERAADEADLRLWVVDAAAGITVPDRKVAERLQAGKAQTCVVLNKIDRLPRNALLPLMAELDRILPGRDVIPVSALRKTNFDELIALIVRLLPEGPRYYDPEAFTDQTERMLAQEVIREKVLLQTEAEVPYAVAVSIDQFEDKPNVAVISATIHVERNSQKGILIGAGGRRIKEIGRAARLELEQMLDRRVYLELFVRVQEGWTKREALLKEFGV; translated from the coding sequence ATGGAAACTCCGCGGTCCGCTACCGCCGAGATGCCCGCGGCGGATCATCGGTCCGGCTTCGTCGCCATCATCGGTCGCCCGAACGTTGGCAAATCGACGCTGCTGAATCAGTTGCTCGGTCAGAAGGTGGCTATCGTCACGCCGAAGCCGCAGACCACGCGCAGCCGCGTCATGGGCATCATGACTTCGCCGCAGGCCCAGATCATCTTCATCGACACGCCCGGTTTGCATCGGCCGCGCAACTTGATCAACCGCCGCATGGTGGAAGTGGCGGAACGGGCGGCGGACGAGGCGGACCTGCGCCTGTGGGTGGTGGATGCCGCGGCAGGGATCACCGTGCCGGACCGCAAGGTCGCCGAGCGGCTCCAGGCGGGTAAGGCGCAGACGTGCGTGGTGCTGAACAAGATCGATCGCCTCCCACGCAACGCCCTGTTGCCCTTGATGGCGGAACTCGATCGGATATTGCCGGGGCGGGACGTCATCCCCGTCAGCGCGCTGCGCAAAACCAATTTCGACGAGCTCATCGCGCTGATCGTGCGCTTGCTCCCCGAAGGGCCACGGTATTACGACCCGGAAGCGTTCACCGATCAGACGGAGCGCATGCTGGCGCAGGAAGTCATCCGCGAGAAAGTGCTCCTGCAAACAGAGGCGGAGGTGCCGTATGCGGTTGCCGTCAGCATCGATCAGTTCGAAGACAAGCCCAATGTCGCCGTGATCTCGGCCACCATCCACGTCGAGCGCAATTCCCAAAAGGGGATACTGATCGGCGCGGGTGGCCGGCGCATCAAAGAAATCGGCCGCGCGGCGCGGCTGGAGTTGGAGCAGATGCTCGACCGCCGCGTGTACCTGGAACTGTTCGTCCGCGTGCAGGAAGGGTGGACCAAACGCGAAGCCTTGCTGAAGGAATTCGGGGTGTGA
- a CDS encoding gamma carbonic anhydrase family protein — protein sequence MLIPYKGRLPQVDPSAYVNPSAQVIGDVEIGAQASVWFNVVIRGDVYHIRIGARTNIQDNSTVHVTRGRWGTFIGDDVTVAHGVILHGCRIADRCLIGMGAIVMDGVEIEEDCLVAAGSLVAPGTKIPRGHMVMGSPAKVSRPLRPEELAQLQSSAAQYVEYAASYRLQEEKC from the coding sequence ATGTTGATTCCGTACAAGGGCCGTCTCCCGCAGGTGGATCCGAGCGCCTACGTCAACCCGAGCGCGCAGGTCATTGGCGATGTCGAGATCGGGGCGCAAGCCAGCGTGTGGTTCAACGTCGTCATTCGCGGCGACGTGTACCACATCCGCATCGGGGCGCGGACCAACATTCAGGACAACTCCACCGTCCACGTTACCCGCGGCCGCTGGGGAACATTTATCGGAGACGACGTCACCGTAGCCCACGGAGTCATCCTGCACGGCTGTCGTATCGCCGATCGCTGCCTCATCGGCATGGGCGCCATCGTCATGGACGGCGTCGAGATCGAAGAGGACTGCTTGGTTGCCGCCGGCTCGCTGGTGGCGCCAGGCACGAAGATTCCTCGGGGGCACATGGTCATGGGCAGCCCGGCTAAAGTCTCACGCCCGCTGCGGCCGGAGGAACTGGCGCAACTGCAATCGTCGGCGGCGCAGTACGTCGAATACGCCGCCAGCTACCGCCTGCAGGAAGAAAAGTGCTGA
- the der gene encoding ribosome biogenesis GTPase Der, with translation MNAEALSPEASEATSPRLPVVAIVGPPNAGKSTLFNRLVHTQRAIVDSRPGVTRDRNIATADWGGRKFLLVDTGGFEEKEGSSLAAAVRTQSLRAAEEADAVIVLLDGRAGLSPLDRDLVERLRPLRTPVFYAINKLDTPGHDDQAADFFALGLPLVFPISVAHGRGITDLMDHVLEQLQEPAAAAAPAARGAVNLAIVGRPNVGKSSLLNCILGFERAIVDATPGTTRDAIDTAFCAGDQPYILVDTAGIRRRPRVYEQVERASAARALRALDRAEVAVVVIDAVEGMTEQDARIAGYAWERGRGLLFVVNKWDAVPRAERKGARVLALLRDQYPTLGEVPVVFLSALTGAGVNDLFPALKKLVAAHRREMRTVRLNELLGEVTRAQAPPSVHGKRPRFFYAAQTGIAPPTITIFTSAPELVPPTYERYLINAFRSAFDLQGTPVRLHLRRRPRAKDQGPKSKPRA, from the coding sequence ATGAACGCCGAAGCCCTCAGTCCTGAAGCGTCGGAAGCGACGAGCCCGCGCCTCCCGGTGGTCGCCATCGTCGGACCGCCCAACGCCGGCAAGTCGACGTTGTTCAACCGTTTGGTGCATACGCAGCGGGCCATTGTCGACAGCCGGCCCGGGGTGACGCGGGACCGCAACATCGCCACCGCGGACTGGGGCGGAAGGAAATTTCTCCTCGTGGACACCGGCGGCTTCGAAGAGAAGGAAGGCTCATCGCTGGCGGCGGCGGTGCGGACGCAGAGCCTGCGGGCGGCGGAAGAAGCCGACGCCGTGATCGTTCTGCTCGACGGGCGCGCCGGCTTGAGTCCGTTGGACCGCGATCTGGTCGAGCGCCTGCGCCCGCTGCGCACCCCTGTGTTCTACGCCATCAACAAGCTCGACACGCCGGGGCACGATGACCAAGCGGCGGACTTCTTCGCCCTCGGCCTGCCGTTGGTATTCCCCATCTCCGTGGCGCACGGGCGCGGCATCACCGATCTGATGGATCATGTGCTGGAGCAGCTCCAAGAACCGGCCGCGGCCGCGGCGCCGGCAGCGCGGGGCGCCGTGAACCTGGCGATCGTGGGCCGGCCGAACGTCGGCAAGTCCTCGCTGCTCAACTGTATCCTCGGCTTCGAACGGGCCATCGTCGACGCCACCCCGGGCACCACGCGCGACGCCATCGACACCGCCTTTTGCGCCGGCGACCAGCCGTACATATTGGTCGACACCGCCGGGATCCGCCGCCGCCCGCGCGTGTACGAGCAGGTGGAACGGGCCAGCGCGGCGCGCGCGCTGCGTGCCCTCGATCGCGCCGAGGTCGCGGTTGTGGTCATCGATGCCGTCGAGGGGATGACCGAGCAGGATGCGCGCATCGCCGGATACGCCTGGGAACGCGGGCGTGGCTTGCTGTTTGTGGTGAACAAGTGGGATGCCGTGCCGCGTGCCGAGCGCAAAGGCGCACGGGTCCTTGCCTTGCTGCGAGACCAGTACCCGACGCTGGGTGAGGTGCCAGTGGTCTTCCTCTCCGCGCTCACCGGAGCGGGCGTCAATGATCTGTTCCCGGCGCTGAAGAAGCTGGTGGCCGCGCACCGGCGGGAAATGCGCACCGTGCGGCTCAACGAACTGCTCGGCGAGGTCACCCGCGCCCAGGCGCCGCCGAGCGTGCACGGCAAACGGCCGCGGTTCTTCTATGCCGCGCAGACCGGCATCGCGCCGCCGACGATCACCATCTTCACCAGTGCTCCGGAGCTGGTGCCGCCCACATACGAGCGCTACCTGATCAACGCCTTTCGATCGGCTTTCGACCTGCAAGGCACGCCGGTGCGCTTGCACCTCCGGCGCCGGCCGAGAGCTAAAGACCAAGGCCCGAAGTCCAAACCCCGGGCCTGA